From the genome of Chania multitudinisentens RB-25, one region includes:
- a CDS encoding DUF4255 domain-containing protein, producing the protein MLRTKTVVEVNQAMNTILREYLNENVAIRFDLPDIDATQADAAVSVFLYDIHEDLQLRTAESRAFSASAGRLLPGWINIQCNYLITYWEPTAPANDASNPDSQPDNQAIQVMSQVLDALINNRQLSGIPGAYTQVIPPKENLNSLGNFWQSLGNRPRLSLNYSITVPISLSNSDDKAIPISSLSADIAQTASLLSSVINGALRERLIAAIGGGADIRLAMTHVNLKTAPVVNATNDVFKMVVSLSVSGITRAEYLNQMESVFDRWVSNETAVVTLDGYDVYINAVDKSKLSGI; encoded by the coding sequence ATGTTAAGAACTAAAACGGTAGTTGAAGTCAATCAAGCCATGAACACGATCCTGCGTGAATACCTTAATGAGAATGTTGCCATTCGTTTTGATTTACCCGATATCGATGCTACGCAGGCGGATGCTGCTGTCAGCGTATTCCTTTATGACATACATGAGGATCTACAATTACGTACGGCTGAGTCCCGGGCATTTAGTGCTTCGGCCGGTAGATTATTACCCGGCTGGATCAATATTCAATGTAACTATCTGATTACTTACTGGGAACCGACCGCGCCAGCCAACGATGCCAGTAATCCGGATAGCCAACCGGATAATCAGGCAATACAGGTGATGTCTCAGGTGTTGGATGCTTTGATTAATAACCGACAACTGAGCGGAATTCCTGGCGCCTATACGCAGGTTATTCCCCCGAAAGAAAATCTGAACAGTTTGGGTAATTTTTGGCAGTCACTGGGCAACCGTCCGCGTCTGTCCCTAAATTATTCCATTACGGTACCTATCAGTTTGAGTAATAGTGATGATAAAGCCATACCAATCAGTTCACTGTCGGCTGATATCGCGCAAACGGCGTCGCTCCTTTCATCGGTTATTAATGGTGCGTTACGAGAGCGATTGATTGCTGCTATTGGTGGTGGCGCTGATATCAGGTTGGCTATGACCCACGTTAATCTGAAAACGGCCCCGGTAGTGAATGCTACCAATGACGTGTTTAAGATGGTCGTTTCTCTGTCAGTATCGGGGATTACGCGGGCGGAGTATCTCAACCAGATGGAAAGTGTTTTTGATCGTTGGGTAAGCAATGAAACTGCTGTGGTGACACTCGATGGTTATGACGTTTATATCAACGCTGTTGATAAATCAAAGTTGTCTGGTATTTAG